AAAATGCTCTCTAGTATATACGGTTATGAGCCGAAAACAGTAGGTGACAAGATAGAGTTGGCCTTTCTATGTGACACGGTTAAGGATGTCGATGCGCTTTATGATAAGATGACCACTGCGGGCTATGTAGGATTTAAAGCCCCGTGGGATGCTTTTTGGGGACAACGTTATGCCATCATTAAAGATATAGACGGTCATTTACTCAGTTTATTCGCTAATATAGGTGCATGACTGAAACCTGTTTACTTTGACAAGTTAGCTGGTGGATTATCTAGGGTGTCAGAGTGGTATAGCAGCTATATCAGTGGTATAATAAAGGTTATGAAAATAGTCGTCCTAGCAGGGGGTCCTGCAGCTTCATTTGAAACTTACATCGCGCAATGTGGTGATCGTTCGCATACCTATTTTGTTGGTGTAGATAGAGGAGCCTACCGCCTGATGCAAGCAGGCTTTCCAGTCAATTTAGCTATCGGAGATTTTGATAGCCTCAAATCAGAAGAATTTGAAGCTGTATCAGCCTACGCAGATGAGCTTCATCAGTCACCAGCTGAGAAGGATGATACGGATTTAGAGCTTGCCATGCTAACAGTGGCGGCACGTTTTAAAAAGATTGACGAGATACTTATTTTAGGGGGTATCGGTGGTAGATTTGATCATGGTATTCAAATCTTTTATTTAGTTTTGCAAAAAAGATTTGCTGAGCTAATAGAAAAAATCAGGTTGATTGATGGTCAAAATGTGATTCAATTTGTAGGCCCTGGGCGACACCAGATAGTTAAAGATCCATCGATGACCTATTTAGCATTCGCCAGTCTAACGCCCGTGAGCGATTTTTTGATTAAGGATGCTAAATATGATTTTGATCGCACTGATTTTGATCGCAATTTTTCTTTGTCGTCGAATGAATTCATCGATGAGCAACCGGTTACGATTGCCTTCACAGCAGGTATTGTTTCGATTATACAATCCAAAGATTTATAAATTATAA
The DNA window shown above is from Lactococcus paracarnosus and carries:
- a CDS encoding VOC family protein, yielding MKLDMVGIITKDMVKAIQFYETLGFAVSSEASDDYVELKHDGIRLSLNSAKMLSSIYGYEPKTVGDKIELAFLCDTVKDVDALYDKMTTAGYVGFKAPWDAFWGQRYAIIKDIDGHLLSLFANIGA
- a CDS encoding thiamine diphosphokinase is translated as MKIVVLAGGPAASFETYIAQCGDRSHTYFVGVDRGAYRLMQAGFPVNLAIGDFDSLKSEEFEAVSAYADELHQSPAEKDDTDLELAMLTVAARFKKIDEILILGGIGGRFDHGIQIFYLVLQKRFAELIEKIRLIDGQNVIQFVGPGRHQIVKDPSMTYLAFASLTPVSDFLIKDAKYDFDRTDFDRNFSLSSNEFIDEQPVTIAFTAGIVSIIQSKDL